DNA sequence from the Anas platyrhynchos isolate ZD024472 breed Pekin duck chromosome W, IASCAAS_PekinDuck_T2T, whole genome shotgun sequence genome:
gaaacagcaaaaatcccatggcttgctgtagctgagcaaaccaagctaccagggcaactatgagaagttcccatgacagtgttcccacatcgcccaattgaggaagtcagaaaaatattgttaccagtagctggcttcaaggacaaggtctatgtgactgctaatcacaaaggggttgttttcttgcaggtggggttgttttcttgcagttgtttgtctgagtgcttttgaccaataatcttgtgtgaaacactgtccacccctgttaagttctctataaaagttaggctattcgggcaataaaatggagtaTGATCTGAccctactgtgtgtctgtcgtgctttcggccgtgcttcctgcaacatatggcgcccgaacaggctgagacctgaacaggacctgaacagacatcgcacaggagcaggacatcgcagcaccggagcagacatcgcagccgagcacggacatcgcagcggcgccggggcaaacatcgcagcgcagcgggacaccagcggcgccggcacatccgaacgcaggtagaccaggagaccagcggcgccgggaccggcggcgccgggaccagcggcgccgcgatctcgccgcgccgtcgggacttcggagcgcccatccgaccggcgcttgagcagaccggacaccggcccggaaacacggtacacaggcctcacggtgagacgcggtactcccgctgagagacgcgtgaaaacggtgggaaacggggtttttgcggcgggacgtggaattgcggagggccgcgggtaaacggagttgcggcgagacgtggaattgcggagggccgcgggaaacagagttgcggcgagacgtggaattgcggagggccgcgggtaaacggagttgcggcgggacgtggaattgcggagggccgcgggtaaacggagttgcggcgagacgtggaattgcggagggccgcgggaaatagagttgcggcgagacgtggaattgcggagggccgcgggaaatagagttgcggcgagacgtggaattgcggagggccgcgggaaacagagttgcggcgggacgtggaattgcggagggccgcgggaaacagagttgcggcgagacgtggaattgcggagggccgcgggtaaacggagttgcggcgggacgtggaattgcggagggccgcgggtaaacggagttgcggcgagacgtggaattgcggagggccgcgggaaatagagttgcggcgagacgtggaattgcggagggccgcgggaaatagagttgcggcgggacgtggaattgcggagggccgcgggaaataaagttgcggcgggacgtggaattgcggagggccgcgggaaattgacgtgatcacggtgcgatgcgggacatccgagatcgagttgctatgggagaccagaggcatcagtggacaacggcagccgaccctcaccgtgtggcaagtcggcacagagcagaggggcggacatcaggaccctgcagcctgtctgacgtaaccatggaggcagcggcggctgtgctgcttctctttgtcattctttttataagaggtttatcttgcagtgcaaaaaagactattcgtccccagatcggtgttataactatgtttctggataacattccgtggggttgcctcagtctacggactattaatgacgatttagctctattgcagggcaggagtgcagagacgcggattacactgccaaatgaccaccggcaggctcgttcacaaacagcttctaggattgcagcCGGCACTGCCTgtagccgtatagcagacgttacactctctttcctaactagtaatcatgtgtcttatccatttgtggtgaatggtcagtggcaaaaagaaaagggggagagtaaggggcggcaaagacagaaacggtaccaggaggatgccactgacactgacagcacgggtaataggagtagtataagtgacataggtgcagggcggcggcaggcactgccgcgctgtggggcgctctgcctgctgcttgccctcacctgcctgtgcactgctgccgacagtgctagagcaaaatgtgaagactgctcagacggcagtgatgagagtgcttgtgtgaagaagacgtgtgctgaatctgactttgtgtgcaacagtggtcagtgtgtgccaaacagatggcagtgtgatggggatccggactgtgaaaatgggtctgatgagattgctgatctgtgttatacgagaacatgccaggtaaatgaaatcagctgtggtcctcagtcaacccagtgtatcctggtgtcctggaaatgtgatggtgaaaaagactgtaacagagatcctgattgcaaggatggaagtgatgaaatcaactgcccttctcagacctgcaggccagaccagttcagatgtgaagatgggaactgtgtccatgggagtaggcagtgcagtggtgtgagagactgtctggatggcactgatgaagcaaactgtaacgatgttattcagtgctctggacctggcaaattcaagtgcagaagtggagaatgcatagatatcaacaaagtgtgtaaccagcagagagactgcaaggactggggtgctgagcccctgaaggaatgcaacatacatgaatgtgactgtccagctgggtttgagtttgtagacgagaaactgtggagatattgatgaatgtcaaaaccctggtatctgtagtcaaatctgtatcaacctgaaaggtggctacaaatgtgaacgtagccgtggctatcaggtgaatcctgctacaggaaccgggaaagggccatactggtacaaaaacacaaataacacctgtgattacaatgacgctgctaagcagggtttaggggtttgtagcatggagacaaggggtaacaactacagtgtttggaacaattgtgcagctttggccttacctcctgatgtgcttctgatttgtggggatggggcctggcaaggtatccctgcaaatgctatcagatgtccatgttacttagataaactcattgtatttgctcctagcttgttacagttgcgtgagatcaccagacataaatgggcattgcttgcatcggattgcaatgataatgttgaattgtgtggggttgcagctagagcggcattagcaatttcagtgcctggagtggcatctgcggccgcacgtaacaacttagaaaaattggtatgctgggccgagaggcaagcctatgccacgacagagatacttgaggagatgttaccagatcaaaatagtctgcgacatctgcttttacaggatcaagctgctattgacatcttgcttttggctcaaaggaatgggtgtgaggactttaagggaatgtactgtttaaacctttctgatcataatgagtcaattcacaaatccattactttcctgaaagagcatattagaaagattcagtatggtatcaatcctttcaatcaatggttcactgacttgtttgaaacaaggtgtagatggttgctgggtttagtcacaaggggattaaggatttggtttatggtggtgataatcatcgttgtgtgttgtaagtatagctaaagagtcacttgtaaaactgctgtgtcgggcttggtttgctcaaaagaagaagggggaattgttgagggatttcttgaaacagcaaaaatcccatggcttgctgtagctgagcaaaccaagctaccagggcaactatgagaagttcccatgacagtgttcccacatcgcccaattgaggaagtcagaaaaatattgttaccagtagctggcttcaaggacaaggtctatgtgactgctaatcacaaaggggttgttttcttgcaggtggggttgttttcttgcagttgtttgtctgagtgcttttgaccaataatcttgtgtgaaacactgtccacccctgttaagttctctataaaagttaggctattcgggcaataaaatggagtaTGATCTGAccctactgtgtgtctgtcgtgctttcggccgtgcttcctgcaacaatttacagtaacacaacaaagcaggcatctaaacaacatgcacacaaatattcctaacactactaatgtgattagagcaatgaacacttgttccCACCATTGGAAGTTGGGCAACCAGGcggttaacttattccatatttcactaaaactccatgaaagatcatctttactgatctcatgtaggacccttgtctgcttccatatttcttccaggtcggtagagatccttccactctgatctacatacatacaacaacttgtatttattactgtacagactcccccttgagcggccagtaacaagtctagggccatccgattttgtaatactacctgtgataaactagatatctcttcttgttgagcctttatagcatccagagttgtgttttctaacttctctataattgcagaaatattaactatcgccttttccaattcattcactcctaaccatgggataaaccatcgaacaaaactatgaaaagcggtgtgtctctctatcaatggattgttaatttttcgtctaattctccagatatgatttctcaagtaacctcgaggcactacatcatgtactgtcatactggggactactgctccaagagtgcaagttcccttccagttctcgggcaagaccttacgggctgtatcattgcatagccaataccacccttttccttctggaactggccagctggttgaatttgcccaactgctagttgtactaatatcaattgtttgattacaagatgtctgatttcccacataagtagtacccgtatttatacaatcctgttttcccatacccttaggcgggttacacctttgtacacatacatagtaagattccaatggcacgaagCTACCAACTTCTcgttccaaaacttcttcatatttttgactcCAAgttgtgttttcccacaaattcgtccaaggtaagtttgcaggcaagggaatcctgattaacaatacacccttattcccatgctgtggcagatgggtgcatacccaacagtttGTCTTATTAATCACTTGAGATACAGTTTGTATTAAGGTCAGGTGTAAGTTCTCATCCCAAACTGCCCTTCCCAAATCTGACAACCATACCCCcacaatcattaggatctggaaaaacGCAATTTTGCTGGTCCAATTGGGGTcgtggtccatatcctcgccGGGGCCTTTTTCACCTttgaatcgtggatccaagctgcttgctccttaatcttaatggcggtgcgtgttgtcagtaatacctggtatggtcccgtccactttccttccgtttttcctctaggggttgtcctgaaaaagtctttatatatataatccctgagcttaaaagggtggattggttgatccaaccgtctagcccaggtcctgacaacaaatttatgtactttatttaattatttctgaagttcagttatatatgcatataaatattctaatcctaactgcgttcgatcctctccactaaatagaaatggatacgaccttccatataagatttcaaagggactcaaattcccttttattctaggtttaactcaaattctaagtaatgctaaagggagggattgaggtcatgacaaattagattcttgtccgattttagctatttgttgtttaattaaatgtttcattttttctacctgtccacttgcctgcggtctataaagagtatgcagttgtctttagaatatctttagaatcttacttatctgttgtaccacttgcacacaaaaatgtgaaactctatcagaagacattgctactagaatcccaaagcatggtattatttcatttaacaagactttaacgacttcttcttgctttgtttgttcgacagggaaaggcttcaggccttcctgaaatcatgtcagtcagaaccagtgaataacaataccccccttttctagggagttctgaaaaatcaatttgccacagttgccccgaataatttcctttactgattattccaaattttattctattcttggtattggggttattgtgtaagcaaatgctacattgttgagttacttgttttattgttgtatataaattttgttccactaatgtctgactcaggctcttatgcaatgtgtcagctccccgatgtgttttattgtgttctgtaagaactatgggccatatcaaattagagggtattattacacagttatcttttaaatatactcatctatctggtttcattttacctttcaaatcttcaattaattttaagtcttcttttgtataatttggctttttggttcatatatatagtttggattttaccgtctggtattaaagacaatgccttcacctcagttatttcagctgcctgtttagcctcctgatctgccaatcgatttccaatttcaaaatcagagtttcccttttggtgtccttgGCAATGCatcatagctaccttttctgattgttttacagcctgtaacaattttaaaatttcttcagcatgttttctttttgttttccctgagcagtcagcaatccacgttctttccatatcgctccatgagcatgtaccacgccgaatgcatatttagagtctgtccaaatacttattttccttcctgctgctagttccagtgctcgtgtaagagcaattatctctgctttctgggcgGATGTCCCAGGGGGTAATGGTTTAGACTCGATTACCTGTTGAGCAGTTGTAACAGCATatcctgccttacgttgtccttgttttacaaagctgctcccatcagtataccaagattcgtcagcatcttctaaaggttcttccttaagattgggtcgactagaatacacagtctctattgtttctatacaatcatgagttataggttcatccagagttccgctaaggaaagaagctggatttacgacgttagtgaccacaatttccacatcatctagttctactaatattgcttgatattttaaaatcatcaattcttgtttaaagactttttgtgcttctccagtccagactaactttgactggttaatctttatcaattcacatagaggctttaccaatcgtccataattataaatccaaaggcgacaccaacctgtcattcctaaaaaggtttgtagctcctttaccgtttgaggttctggagtccggcaaatgacttccttatgttcagttcctagttctcgttgtcctcccgaaatttcaaatcccagataggtcacactttgttgagccagctggactttctgtcaagagacttgatatccattttaaacccagaaaattaagaaaacttataatccattgaatacagctccctttagtctcggtagctattaagagatcatctacatattgtaacaaagcaccttcagtgtccggaggcatccatgtttcgagttcccttgctaattggtttccaaaaatagtggggctattcttgaatccttgaggtagtaatgtccacgtaagctgcgtcttttctgcctgaattgggattttcccattcaaaggcaaataggttttggctttctgtggctaagcctaggcagaagaaggcgtcttttaaatccagtacggtaaaccagacttgactattctttaatttagtcggcaaagtataagggtttgccactactggatgtatatcctcagtgatcttatttatggccctcagatcctgaactagcctatatcttttcccatctgcctttttaattggcaatatgggtgtattgtattctgattcgcattcaatcaataatccatactgtataaatctatcaattatctctttaattcctttcctatcttctatcctcaaaggatattacttaaccttaacgggtttctctcctggctttaatttaataattattaaggtcacatttttgctcttccagggacttcggtagcccaaactcctggacatattgatctgtgatctctaaaggtatttcacttttagggtcagtttgtattagtgccaagcttaacacatttattagttgttctcctcctattcttaatttcattttccctttttcaacgacaatttctgctcctaattgctctaataaatctctacctaagagtACCCATGAGGAGTTAGGCGTATATAAAAgtctgtgtatgccccattgtttccctaacttgtacttcaaaggttcacaaaaataagccttttcggttacaccttgtcctggtttcagttagaatagagttaattttcttcctagtagctggtattattattatgtcttattaaactgtctttatctcaactcacgggcttcactttccatttctctcccccgtctcagagagggagggggagggtgagcgaacggctgcgtggtgtttagctgccagccgggttaaaccacaacacaccttttaccctaacataataattctgtgaaggcattaatgcttgatttagaactgaatacgttgtcccatatcaataagaaatttcacttccattcctcccctagcttcattataatcagtggaggatccgctagggtaaattccccaggtccccgttattcctgttgaaatcagggaccaatgattaccctagaaaaaggctagtcaatttgtcctccgaagccaggtccaaaccgttttgttttatttatttatttatttattttcattacatttcagagttggtccaaaaattccataggggtttcttttagaccttgttggaagcatattctcaattcccaattcatccagattttagtatttacttagccgttcataattttagggatgattagggtctcagtggggtcggtcaggggaatgcagttgtccacagttccctgagcggtcccatcggtaatctgagctcgcacatgaactcaggttgttttaagagttaactgcttttctgtttccataacaactctctctcggacccatcatgatccatttgccccaaagggctaacacccatgattttaagatctctgcctagagcagaggcagaactattaacattcctacatcctctttccctgctcattcaacttcaaacacctttaacactttcaacaacccttttaacacttcctttatctttctccagcctgtacttctctaatgccaacatcaaaggctcagtcaggggccaacttaattccgtaccttttcccaccaagatgctgaaacaacatcagtatacaacatttcatcctattctccttctcaaaaccaacattaactgtagcaaaacattagagtttaaagttccatttaggggccacttttctccacattccagcttataaagcggccaccattgattacaatattttatcaatgttttcctgttcacacttccaccggcagatcctccaatatccttccagtgactcaaaacacatcctaacgcacttttctttaaaatttcactgcttactcgcccccccattttccagtttacactttcagaatacacgtgttacttacaaaagcgtatcacaaaaacgtatcactcacaaaattacaggcacgcaatatctttcagtagcgatgtcacaaagctactattaccagcaatattgctaaaatcacaataacaatagtcagagtcaaattccacatgcgataagtcagaaaaccgaactgtgtaacaccataacgatatctttcttataacaatgccacgaacctactattaccaccagaaaaatagccaaaatcacagtaacaataaccagagttaaataccatactccatgagtcagaaaaccgaaataaacaacacaattccagatggaccttaaagcgagctctttccttaaggtccccaaatatacttatggtgcttaccacaaagtatataccaaacactgcctcgcagaagatcaccttctgacttacagacagttccagatacagatggacctcaaggtccccaaatatacttgtggtactaaccacaaagtatataccaaacactgtcctgcagaagtcaccttccgacttactggacagtcccagatgaccggtctaccagaaaaccaaaccagaataaagaatatactcacttacaatgatggggtccttgtctgcctccgcagtgatccggtgagtcgaggagtccctccgggaaatcccgggggtaccctagggagtcctgtccccagcgggtcctgcggaccggcagagaggtagtcccatctggggtgccagattgattcaaagatcgaagccgaaattcctttaagtggtatattctttattgcagcgctggatgcacgggggatctctccacctatcgtgcatacccaaagcaaaaagcagtcttgaatttatacaatcaatctatcaatattctacaagcacctatacatatgcattacctatccccgccttccctcgcttctcatgctaattagccttttggcaccttgcgcctgcgtagagccttccaagaattgtgggcaggggtctttgggacgtgggcaggggtctttgggaggaagaccccgagtcttcctcacagtgtacttttcacctttggtcaggaatctgctgaattggcacgtttcttaattgcgagagctggttgttgccaattcttccgtttgttgtatctttataatgaattccaatgtccaattttgagatttatagtccttccatttgtttctctgtccgtctgccgcttccttatcatgagttccagtgtcttgtttcgagatatacagtccatgtctggggattgtccttgcctccccaatacctccccaatacctccttaatcacatgtgtgtgtgtgtgcagcactgaataaacatacctgATTTATAACCCTTCCCAAGTTATAGATTCTGATTTCCACAAGTCAATTTGGcaagccaggcaggagacactctgcttgGCTAGGGAATTGACTGTGGAGCGGACGCCCCCAGGCGCTCCCCGAGTATTTTCCTCGGAAGAGCCTCTACTCCCAGCCACTCACTGTGGGAGTAGACAACGACCTCCTGAAGCTACAGCCAAACGGCATGTTTAACAAAGGGGGCCAGGAACTCGTAGGGGACACACAAGCTTGGCCGGGGCTGTTGGTAAACCGCACAGAGACGTCTGACGTACAGCATAGTCCCCGTATGGGAGGAAGGTACCTTACAGGCTGACCGACAGAGCAGTCAAGGGGATTTGCTGACCAAGAGAGCGGCCGCTAGCAATCTTGGGAGTAGATCGAGCAAATCCGAGGTTACCGCTGCATCCCAGTATTGGGAGCCAGGACAGATCTGCAAACCTGCTAATGACTAGGAGAATGACTATGAGCAGGAGAAGGGTAAGCAGGCCCCTCACAATTGTGACAAGGTTACCTGGGTAATatttgcagctgctggagggatattAACTGGAGTGGTAATAATTGTGTCTTATTTGTAACTGTCGGGGTATCTCgtgttgaaagcatttgtgtgtgtttgagaCAAAATATTGTTGTGAAGTGAGTTACTCCAGGAGGAACATGGCCAGAGATAAAACAATAACCAGACTCGTTTGTATCAAGTGatatattcttgtggtatgaatgagaagTGCAAAGGGCCTCTTTGTGCGATTGCGTGATTGTGCTGTGTGTTAGACGCAGCATCACTGCAAAGCGACTGCGGAGTTTTGATCTGCGGTTCCGTATTCTCCGTGAGGGGAACGTCCAGAGATGAACAAAGCACATGACAGATCAAAAAGAAGTCctgttttatccaagtgttGACTGGTGGTGCCCAATACATGGGCCCGGCGATGTATCTTGTAATCCTATTTTTGTTCCTAAATGTTTTGAGTGTGACAAGGAGGAAGGTAggagcattatctaagtaacagtctagaagttttggtatatttgctgtg
Encoded proteins:
- the LOC140000593 gene encoding LOW QUALITY PROTEIN: uncharacterized protein (The sequence of the model RefSeq protein was modified relative to this genomic sequence to represent the inferred CDS: deleted 2 bases in 1 codon); translated protein: MTGWCRLWIYNYGRLVKPLCELIKINQSKLVWTGEAQKVFKQELMILKYQAILVELDDVEIVVTNVVNPASFLSGTLDEPITHDCIETIETVYSSRPNLKEEPLEDADESWYTDGSSFVKQGQRKAGYAVTTAQQVIESKPLPPGTSAQKAEIIALTRALELAAGRKISIWTDSKYAFGVVHAHGAIWKERGLLTAQGKQKENAEEILKLLQAVKQSEKVAMMHCQGHQKGNSDFEIGNRLADQEAKQAAEITEVKALSLIPDGKIQTIYMNQKAKLYKRRLKIN